GGTACGGCCACCTCGTGGCAAAACTGGGTCAGCGACCGTCTTGGGGTGAGTTTCAGACCCTAATCTCCAACCACTTCGGACCACCGACCCGCGCCAACCCCTTCGGGGAGCTGATCTCGACACGCCATACTAGCACTGTCGCGGATTACTCCAAGCGCTTCCTCGAAAATCTCTCACGGATCCAGCCAATCGCCGACGCCGAGGAGCGGGATATATTCACCAATAATTTGGGGGAGCCCATGAAGACGCAGGTGGAGATGCTGAAACCTGCTACGCTCGACGCCGCGATGGACTTGGCCATATCCTTCGAGCACCTGAACATTGTTACTGGAGCCGCCACAACTGCGACTCGGCCAATCCGCCCGTCCAGGACCGCAGCCAGCCCCACTCCAGCAGCCCAAGAATCATCCGGGTCAGCACCAGCACTCGTTTTCAAAAAGCTCACCCCTGCTGAGATGGATGACCGCCGTGCCAAGAACCTGTGTTTCAATTGTGACGAGAAGTTTGTGCGGGGACATCGCTGCAAACGGCTGTTCTACATACAGTCcgctgatgacgaggaggagcccTTAGCAGATGCACATGAGGAGGCCAAAATTTCACTTCTCGCTGTCACTGGAATTCCCACCAGCGATACCATGCAGGTTGCTATACGTATCGGGGATCGTGACCTGGTTGCCCTGCTGGATTCTGGTAGTACGCATAACTTCATTCACGAGGAGTTGGCCACTATTGTGGGGTTGCCCTTCTCCTCTGATCGCCGCCTTGGAGTCACAGTTGCTAATGGGGACCGGGTTACTTGCCGTGGACTACTCAAGCAGGCAGCGATCACGATTGACACGGAGAATTTTTTGGTCGACTTGCACGCCATTCCATTGGGCGGGTTTGACGTTGTGCTTGGTACACGTTTTCTCAAGACGCTCGGACCCATTGTGTGGGATTTCACCACTCAGTGGATGTCGTTTTGGCACACGGATCATCGGGTGGAGTGGACAGGTCTGGGTTCTTCAGGCCGGCCTGCACACCTACATGTCTGCGAGGGCAGAGCTCTTCTCGACAGCCTCCTGGCCGCGTTCTCGGACGTCTTCGCCGAGCCCCAGGGTCTACCGCCGCCACGCGCTCATGACCATCATATTCACCTTATTCCTGGGACGCAGCCCGTCGCCATCCGGCCCTACCGCTACCCGGCTATTCAGAAGGATGAACTGGAACGTCAATGTGCAGAGATGCTCGCTCGGGGCCTTATCCGCCAAAGCTCGTCGGCGTTCTCATCACCTGTGCTCCTGGTACGCAAGCATGATGGTACATGGCGTTTTTGTATCGATTTTCGTGGTCTCAACATGGTCACCATCAAGGACAAGTTCCCTATTCCAGTTGTGGATGAGCTGCTAGACGAGCTGAAAGGCGCCCGATTTTTCACGAAGCTGGACCTACGATCAGGCTACCATCAAGTTCGAATGGCCCCGGAAGACATCCACAAAACGGCATTCCGCACTCATGAGGGCCTTTTTGAGTTTGTGGTGATGACATTTGGGTTAACCAATGCGCCGGCGACCTTCCAAGCACTGATGAACGATGTACTTGGATCTTTCCTTCGTTGATTTGTTCTGGTTTTCTTTGACGACATTTTGATATACAGTTCCTCGTGGTCGGACCACCTTCGCCATGTCAAGCTCGTCTTGGAGGCTATGCGCACACATCAGTTGTATCTCAAGCGCTCCAAGTGCTCTTTTGGGGAGCAATCTATGGCCTATCTGGGACACGTCATCTCTGCGGAAGGAGTGGCCATGGACAGCGATAAGGTCCTCGCCGTGGTCGACTGGCCGGCACCCCGTACGCCCGAGCTGTGAGGGGATTCTTGGGtttggcgggatactaccgcaaGTTCATTAAGGGGTTCGGCACCATTGCGGCGCCCCTCACCGCACTACTGAAGAAGGATGGATTTCTCTGGACTGACCAGGCGGCGACCGCATTTGAGGCCCTTAAGGTTGCACTCACTACTGCACCGGTTCTTCGGTTGCCTGATTTTACAGCTCCGTTCATTGTGGAATGTGATGCCTCTGGATCTGGTTTTGGTGCCGTGATGCATCAAGGAGAAGGGCCAATTGCCTACTTCAGCAAACCCATCGCTCCACGACATGTTTCTTTAGCGGCATATGAGAGGGAACTCATAGGGCTTGTTCAAGCCGTGCGTCATTGGCGCCCTTATCTCTGGGGTCGTGCTTTCATTGTCAAAACTGATCATTACAGCCTCAAATTTTTGCTGGACCAGCGCCTGGCCACAATTCCGCAGCATCATTGGGTTGGCAAGCTTTTGGGCTTTGACTTTACAGTAGAGTATAAACCAGGACGACAGAACATTGTCGCTGACGCTCTTTCTCGCCGTGAGGTTGCTACCAGCCATACATGCGCTATCACAGGGACTTCTTTTGATCTATTTGAGGCTCTCCGTCAGGCCACGCACACAGACCCGGCATTGGTCGCCTTTCGGGAGCAGCTTGAGTCAGGCGAGTTGGGACAGCCTTGGGCATTGGTCGACAGCATTGTTACGTTCCAGCAACGGGCTTATGTGCCTCCCTCGTCGCCGCTTGTCGGGGAGGTCTTGGCGGCAGCTCACGATGATAGTCATGAAGGTATCCAGAAGTCTTTGCATCGCCTTCGCCGGGATTTTCATTTGCCACAAGCACGGTCCACCCTGCAGCAGTATATTCGTGCTTGTACAGTTTGTCAACGCAATAAGACAGAGCAGCTTCATCCCGCTGGACTCTTACAGCCATTGACAGTACCATCTCGTGTCTGGGAAGACATCTccatggattttattgaggcattaCCTAAGGTGGGCGGTAAGAGTGTCATCCTTACAGTGGTGGATCGTTTCTCCAAGTATGCCCATTTTATTCCTTTGGCACATCCATATACTGCTGAGACGGTTGCTAAGGAGTTTTTCTCCCATATTGTTCGTCTTCACGGTTTTCCTACATCAATTGTTTCGGATAGAGATGTGGTATTCACTTCGGGATTTTGGAAAGCTTTATTTGCGGCTGCGGGTACACGCTTACACATGAGTTCCGCATTCCATCCACAGTCGGACGGCCAGTCTGAGGCAGTGAATAAGGTCATCACTATGTACCTTAGATGCATTACTGGGGATAGGCCTCACCAGTGGCTTCAATGGTTACCATGGGCTGAGTACTGCTACAACACTTCCTATCATTCGGCGCTGAAGGACACACCTTTTAGGATTGTGTATGGCCGTGACCCtccgtgtcgttgcctaatcgacgatacctcggaggagggatcctcacgaaggggagaagaagtaggggccatagggcggagtgcacacgagacggtggtacgcgatttacccagcttcggaacacctgcacgatgacagggcttactgctgcttgtctggaattatctgggcgctttcgcgttgttacaatgagttgtggttgtgcctctagggctcccaggatccggcttataagggcgcacagatctagggtttacatggagagtcctagccggaatacaagttgcctaactacggtacaatgtcttgccgtgtacgtcaaggatccgccttccttcaaatacgtgctggatccggatacttcttgGGCTGTCACGGATTCGGCCTCCTTCgttggtcggttgagatccgactcctcgttcctgggctggacttcatcctttacgatcaacaacaactgggccgcccgatgggccacatgcctcaccaccaactatgggccacccgggcttgccggatctaggccatgccgttgatatacccataaagtatacccacaacagtagcccccgaagctctccgagattcatcattcttcCGACTTCATTCatctcggatccgaagagaatcttgaagagcttcaaaaattttacttgattccgggttcattcaCTCGGAAATCCTTCGTCTTCAGATAAGGTATCGTAACGGAGATTCCGATTTCCCTGCGCACACcttccttttttcccgcgctaaatctccgcagatgcaaatctttagccggaaatctcgggagtgcatggttaagttacctccacgtcgttttaccacacttgacctaagacacgtgtcatccatccatcggtgcgaccgttccgtttccaccgttggatccgaatcccgaatctccgcgcgtggcctataaataccccacgactcggtaattcttcattctttcaccgctcctcaccacttcatcttcctcctcgcgccgcgccgcccgacggatctcaaCTCCGGCGAACTTTGCCACAGTGAGCTTCGCGCGCCGCCATCCCAAACCTCTCCTCGAACCAAGATTGCAACGGTTGATCAGGAAATCAACTCCGCCGCCAATTCGTGGTCATCGGAGGCTCGAAACCGCTAGCTCGTCGACCTCTACTTCACCGGAGCTTCGCCGGACCGTCGCGCCATTGCCGGTACGTGCACCGGtcttgtagaagaagaagtagttgtagtgtagattttccggttactcaacttagctcgcatgggtgcagccggaagcatgtctcacggttctcctcactgcactggtagttctccgagtagtcCGGATCCCAGTGCCGTGGAACCGATTTGCCCGGATCCCATCgcgtatctaccaccatatgtttccgacgttaggcttgctcaaccattctccgcctcttccagtactttactaggccggatcccaacagcccaagagctcgaagaggagcttgatacgtctccgacgtatcgataatttcttatgttccatgccacattattgatgttatctacatgttttatgcacactttatatcatattcgtgcattttctgtaactaacctattaacaagatgccgaagtgccagttcctgttttctgctgtttttggtttcagaaatcctagtaacgaaatattctcggaatcggacgaaatcaacgcccaggttcctattttgcccggaagcatccagaacacacgagaaccgccagagaggggcacaggcccaccaaaccctaggccggcgtggccaggggggcccgcgccaccctatggtgtgggcaccccttcagccctcctgcgccgcctcttcgcctatttaaagcctccgtcgcgaaaaccctgatgcgttcgacgaaacccacagaaaccttccagagccgccgccatcacgaagccaagatctgggggacaggagtctctattccgacacgctgccggaacggggaagtgcccccggaaggcttctccatcgacaccgctgccatctccaccgccatcttcatcaccgctgctgctcccatgaggagggagtagttctccatcgaggctcggggctgtaccggtagctatgtggttcatctctctcctatgtacttcaatacaataatctcatgagctgctttacatgattgagattcatatgatgatgcttgtaatctagatgtcattatgctagtcaagtgagttttacttatgtgatctccggagactccttgtcccacgtgtgtaaaggtgacagtgtgtgcaccgtgtgggtctcttaggctatatttcacagaatacttattcactgatgaatggcatagtgaggtgcttatttatatctctttatgattgcaatgtatttgtatcacaatttatctatgtgctactctagcaatgttattaaagtagttttattcctcctgcacgatgtaatggtgacagtgtgtgcatccgtgttagtacttggtttatgctatgatcatgatctcttgtagaatatgaagttaactattgctatgatagtattgatgtgtactattcctcctacataagcatgaaggtgacagtgtgcatgctatgttagtacttggtttagtcttttgatctatcttacactctaaggttacttaaatatgaacattgaattgtggagcttgttaactccggcattgagggttcatgtaatcctacgcaatgtgttcatcatccaacaagagtgtagagtatgcatttatctattctgttatgtgatcaatgttgagagtgtccactagtgaaagtctaatccctaggccttgttcctaaatactgctatcgctgcttgtttactgttttactgcgttactactgttgcaatactaccaccatcaactacacgccagcaagctattttctggcaccgttgctacggctcatatatattcataccacctgtatttcactatctcttctccgaactagtgcacctattaggtgtgttggggacacaagagacttcttgctttgtggttgcagggttgcatgagagggatatctttgacctcttcctccctgagttcgataaaccttgggtgatccacttaagggaaaacttgctgctgttctacaaacctctgctcttggaggcccaacactgtctacaggaaaaggaggggggcgtagacatcaagctattttctggcgccgttgccggggaccagaaagctacacaacagggatttcctccctcgtcaaccacgcgccagtcctggacagcatcaagtattttctggcgccgttgccgaggaggaaaggtaaaaggtactcacactccggacctcggctaccaagctattttccggcgccgtaagtactcaaagctatttcctttagatcctgcaattgcaactttttgtttcttgtttacactagtaaggcataatggacaacaatgagctttttactctatttcctgatttaagacatggatggtttgatccgaaaattaaaaaaaccatggaacatattagtatgaacactttgaacaccattgttgctaatgatatggaaaattctaagcttggggaagctggttttgatgagcatgatctttttagtcccccaagcattgaggagaaaatttactttgatgatactttgcctcctatttatgatgattataatgatattggtcttttagtgccgcctactatggagagtaatttttatgatgacaatactatgcctcctacacttgatgagaataatatgatagctactttgttgaatttgctcctactacaattaataagaataactatgcttatgttgggagtagtaataattttatgcatgagactcatgataagaatgctttatgtgatagttatattgttgagtttgctcatgacattactgaaagttattatgagagaggaaaatatggttgtagaaattttcatgttactaaaacacctctctatgtgctaaattttttgaagctacacttgttttatcttcctatgcttgttactttgctcttcatgaatttatttgtgtacaagattccttttcataggaagcatgttagacttaaatgtgttttgaatttgcctcttgatgctctcttttgcttcaaatactatttcttgcgagtgcatcattaaaactgctgagcccatcttgatggctataaagaaagaacttcttgggagataacccatgtgttattttgctacagtactttgttttatatttgtgtcttggaagt
This region of Lolium perenne isolate Kyuss_39 chromosome 2, Kyuss_2.0, whole genome shotgun sequence genomic DNA includes:
- the LOC139835642 gene encoding uncharacterized protein, whose amino-acid sequence is MEPPPPPPQTLAEIIAKQQEDHQSVLATLTSLADENHQARVERAEDRATLKSIAETLQKFQGDIADTVQQQRAHNLALLRLEGKGAPQLGGLGLMQAPTSTARVGVPPAMADASDRAPRLYKIDFPLFDGASDPRPWLTRCNLFFLGQRTQESDKTWLASYHLTDVAALWYGHLVAKLGQRPSWGEFQTLISNHFGPPTRANPFGELISTRHTSTVADYSKRFLENLSRIQPIADAEERDIFTNNLGEPMKTQVEMLKPATLDAAMDLAISFEHLNIVTGAATTATRPIRPSRTAASPTPAAQESSGSAPALVFKKLTPAEMDDRRAKNLCFNCDEKFVRGHRCKRLFYIQSADDEEEPLADAHEEAKISLLAVTGIPTSDTMQVAIRIGDRDLVALLDSGSTHNFIHEELATIVGLPFSSDRRLGVTVANGDRVTCRGLLKQAAITIDTENFLVDLHAIPLGGFDVVLGTRFLKTLGPIVWDFTTQWMSFWHTDHRVEWTGLGSSGRPAHLHVCEGRALLDSLLAAFSDVFAEPQGLPPPRAHDHHIHLIPGTQPVAIRPYRYPAIQKDELERQCAEMLARGLIRQSSSAFSSPVLLVRKHDGTWRFCIDFRGLNMVTIKDKFPIPVVDELLDELKGARFFTKLDLRSGYHQVRMAPEDIHKTAFRTHEGLFEFVVMTFGSSWSDHLRHVKLVLEAMRTHQLYLKRSKCSFGEQSMAYLGHVISAEGVAMDSDKVLAVVDWPAPRTPEL